Proteins found in one Bicyclus anynana chromosome 26, ilBicAnyn1.1, whole genome shotgun sequence genomic segment:
- the LOC112045701 gene encoding uncharacterized protein LOC112045701 yields MESETSYHSIKNNPKFLLSLKSKYVHIQLIQNRTINGFIQAIDPEGHSIILLEPRGESYRTILIPGHSVLDLSITDPSSDTKPPKVHALQPSKIVTDLVPKRRKLMSWLKRNRLSVIEKDNNIVLGNVLILPPYDATCIYSTNVIVARHVKGIVDKMPDDFVET; encoded by the exons ATGGAATCTGAAACTAGTTACCATTCCATAAAAAATAACCCAAAATTCTTGCTTTCACTCAAAAGTAAATATGTGCACATACAACTCATCCAAAATCGTACAATTAACGGTTTTATACAAGCTATAGATCCTGAAGGACACAG caTAATTCTCCTGGAGCCTCGTGGTGAAAGTTATCGAACAATTTTAATACCTGGACACTCGGTGCTGGACCTTTCTATAACAGATCCCTCGTCTGACACTAAGCCGCCAAAAGTGCATGCACTGCAACCATCTAAGATTGTTACAGACTTGGTTCCCAAACGAAGGAAGTTAATGTCTTGGTTGAAAAGAAATCGGTTGTCAGTGATAGAGAAAGATAATAACATAGTGTTAGGCAATGTGCTGATATTACCTCCATATGACGCCACATGTATATACTCAACTAATGTCATAGTAGCAAGACATGTTAAGGGAATAGTGGATAAGATGCCTGACGATTTTGTCGAAACTTGA
- the LOC112045709 gene encoding pyrimidodiazepine synthase — translation MAYYDYKIAGPSPPPALSDRLRLYHVEMNPYGHRVMLILEAKRAKYEVYHLNPLKLPTWFRDKNPRLKIPVLEIPTEHGDRYLFESVIICDYLDEKYAANSLHSREPYVKAQDRLIVERFNELIKGSLECFDTNFAFGSEQIVQTLEILEKELAFRGTNYFSGSRPGMLDYMIWPWVERLYLLRCISEKKFEQKKALFPNFSDWGDQMQLDRVVKKLAHSPAEYFDYYKNASTHTMGYYI, via the exons ATGGCGTATTACGACTACAAAATTGCCG GGCCATCTCCTCCCCCCGCGCTGTCAGACCGGCTGCGCCTGTACCACGTGGAGATGAACCCGTACGGACACCGCGTTATGCTGATCCTGGAGGCGAAGAGAGCCAAATACGAGGTGTACCACTTGAACCCGCTCAAACTGCCCACCTGGTTCAGAGACAAGAACCCACGAC TAAAGATCCCCGTGCTGGAGATCCCCACCGAGCACGGCGATCGCTATCTGTTCGAGAGCGTGATCATCTGCGACTACCTGGACGAGAAGTACGCCGCCAACTCGCTGCACTCGCGGGAGCCCTACGTGAAGGCGCAGGACCGCCTCATCGTTGAGAGGTTCAATGAG TTAATCAAAGGCAGTCTAGAGTGCTTTGACACTAACTTCGCGTTCGGCAGCGAGCAGATTGTACAGACGCTGGAGATTTTGGAGAAAGAGCTGGCATTTAGGG GTACTAACTACTTCTCCGGCTCGCGGCCCGGCATGCTGGACTACATGATCTGGCCGTGGGTGGAGCGGCTCTACCTGCTGCGCTGCATCAGCGAGAAGAAGTTCGAACAGAAAAAGGCTCTGTTCCCCAACTTT tCCGATTGGGGAGATCAAATGCAACTAGACCGCGTGGTGAAGAAGCTCGCCCACTCGCCCGCTGAGTACTTCGACTACTACAAGAACGCGAGCACACACACCATGGGATACTACATCTAA